One window of the Peptacetobacter hiranonis genome contains the following:
- a CDS encoding YfbM family protein, which yields MGLIANYQEINTEDLDRIVETIESEVEINLYRELDNLANNESLNQYNMDKMWDSLNFLITEETHEDLSFKSLVTDAIFGSCQFPDDMVDIYLAFVAPDGVCDVADALNDIDIDEYLDEFDMKKFAKHEVYPNIWEHEDEKELIKADLKTCFEDLKEFYTETAKNGNCALVFIG from the coding sequence CTAATTGCAAATTATCAAGAAATTAATACAGAAGACCTTGACAGAATTGTCGAAACTATTGAATCTGAAGTCGAAATAAACTTATATAGAGAACTAGATAATTTAGCTAACAATGAATCTTTAAACCAGTACAACATGGATAAAATGTGGGATTCTTTAAACTTTTTAATAACAGAGGAAACTCACGAAGACTTATCTTTTAAGAGCTTAGTAACAGATGCTATTTTTGGTAGCTGCCAATTCCCTGACGATATGGTAGATATATACCTTGCATTTGTAGCTCCAGATGGTGTATGTGATGTTGCTGATGCACTAAATGACATAGATATAGATGAGTATCTTGACGAATTTGATATGAAAAAATTCGCTAAGCATGAAGTATACCCTAACATTTGGGAACATGAAGATGAAAAAGAATTGATAAAAGCGGATTTAAAAACTTGTTTTGAAGATCTTAAAGAGTTCTACACTGAAACAGCTAAAAACGGAAACTGTGCTCTAGTATTTATAGGATAG